The following are from one region of the Bacillus methanolicus MGA3 genome:
- the uvrC gene encoding excinuclease ABC subunit UvrC, which yields MNETIRNKLALLPDQPGCYLMKDRQGTIIYVGKAKVLKNRVRSYFTGSHDGKTLRLVNEIEDFEYIVTSSDIEALILEMNLIKKHDPKYNVMLKDDKSYPFIKLTGERHPRLITTRKVTKDKGKYFGPYPNVQAANETKKLLDRIYPLRKCSTLPDRVCLYYHMGQCLAPCVKEVEEEEYKAITDEITRFLNGGYKEIKQELAEKMMAAAEELDFERAKEYRDKIAHIETTMEKQKMTLTDFTDRDVFGYAVEKGWMCVQVFFIRQGKLIERDVSLFPLYHEPEEEILTFMGQFYTKTNHFKPREILVPDSVDTDMAEKLLEVKVLKPKRGQKKELVKLAEKNAKIALQEKFSLIERDEERTIKAVENLGRQLGIYTPHRIEAFDNSNIQGTSPVSAMVVFIDGKPEKKEYRKYKIQSVQGPDDYESMREVVRRRYTRVLKESLPLPDLIIIDGGKGHVEAARDVLENELGLEIPIAGLAKDEKHKTSQLLFGEPLSVINLKRNSQEFYLLQRIQDEVHRFAITFHRQLRGKNAFQSLLDDIPGIGEKRKKLLLKQFGSVKKMKEATMAEITSVGIPANVAKELMKKLHE from the coding sequence ATGAATGAAACAATAAGGAATAAACTCGCTCTTTTGCCGGATCAGCCCGGCTGTTATTTAATGAAAGATCGGCAAGGAACGATTATTTACGTCGGAAAAGCGAAAGTGTTGAAAAATCGGGTTCGCTCCTATTTTACCGGGTCCCATGATGGTAAAACACTTAGGCTTGTAAATGAAATTGAAGACTTTGAATATATTGTAACATCTTCAGATATTGAAGCTCTAATCCTTGAGATGAATTTAATTAAAAAACACGATCCGAAATATAATGTCATGCTGAAAGATGACAAAAGCTATCCGTTTATCAAATTAACCGGTGAACGTCATCCAAGGCTTATTACGACCAGAAAAGTAACAAAAGATAAGGGAAAGTACTTTGGACCTTACCCGAACGTTCAAGCTGCGAATGAAACAAAAAAACTGCTTGATCGGATTTATCCGCTGCGAAAATGCTCAACACTTCCGGACAGGGTTTGTTTGTATTATCATATGGGACAATGTCTTGCCCCTTGTGTAAAAGAAGTCGAAGAGGAAGAGTACAAAGCAATTACCGATGAAATTACAAGATTCTTGAATGGCGGATATAAAGAGATCAAACAGGAACTGGCTGAAAAAATGATGGCAGCTGCAGAAGAGCTTGATTTTGAACGGGCAAAAGAATATCGAGACAAAATTGCGCATATTGAAACGACAATGGAAAAACAAAAAATGACGCTGACAGATTTCACCGACAGGGACGTATTTGGATATGCCGTCGAAAAAGGCTGGATGTGCGTTCAAGTATTTTTTATAAGGCAAGGAAAATTGATCGAACGTGATGTTTCATTGTTCCCGCTATATCACGAACCTGAGGAAGAAATTCTTACATTTATGGGGCAATTTTATACGAAAACAAATCACTTTAAACCAAGAGAAATTTTAGTTCCAGACTCAGTAGATACAGACATGGCGGAGAAGCTTCTTGAAGTAAAAGTTTTAAAACCAAAGCGGGGCCAAAAGAAAGAGCTTGTAAAATTGGCAGAGAAAAATGCAAAGATTGCCTTGCAGGAAAAGTTTTCGCTAATTGAACGGGATGAAGAGAGAACGATAAAAGCCGTTGAAAATTTAGGCCGTCAGCTTGGAATTTATACACCTCATCGGATTGAAGCTTTTGATAACTCGAACATTCAGGGAACAAGCCCCGTTTCTGCTATGGTTGTCTTTATTGACGGCAAACCTGAGAAAAAAGAATATCGAAAATATAAAATTCAATCTGTACAAGGACCTGATGATTATGAATCAATGAGGGAAGTTGTTCGAAGAAGATATACGAGAGTTTTAAAAGAAAGTCTTCCATTGCCTGATTTGATTATTATTGATGGAGGAAAAGGCCATGTTGAAGCTGCCAGGGATGTACTTGAGAATGAGCTTGGGCTGGAAATTCCAATTGCCGGCCTTGCAAAAGATGAAAAGCATAAAACTTCACAGCTTTTATTTGGAGAGCCTTTAAGTGTTATAAATCTAAAACGGAACAGCCAGGAATTCTATTTGCTGCAGCGAATCCAAGATGAAGTGCACAGATTTGCGATTACTTTCCACCGTCAATTGCGGGGGAAAAATGCTTTTCAATCGTTATTGGACGATATACCAGGAATTGGTGAAAAACGGAAAAAACTGCTTCTTAAACAATTTGGTTCCGTAAAAAAAATGAAGGAAGCAACAATGGCGGAAATTACATCTGTCGGCATTCCGGCAAATGTTGCAAAAGAATTGATGAAAAAGTTGCATGAATGA
- a CDS encoding electron transfer flavoprotein subunit alpha/FixB family protein produces the protein MQEVKQMARKVLILGEVRDGSLRNVSFEAIAAAKMVAEGGEVVGVLIGEAVSALGVELIHYGADRVVVVEDEKLKQYTPDGYSQALMAVIESENPEGIVFGHTALGKDLSPKIASKLNSGLISDVTGIEEAGGNLVFTRPIYSGKAFEKKIVTDGLIFATIRPNNIPPLEKDESRTGEVTSLSVDIKDLRTIIKEVVRKASEGVDLSEAKVIVAGGRGVKSAEGFEPLKDLARVLGGAVGASRGACDADYCDYSLQIGQTGKVVTPDLYIACGISGAIQHLAGMSNSKVIVAINKDPEANIFKVADYGIVGDLFEVVPLLTEEFKKLKVRS, from the coding sequence ATGCAGGAGGTAAAACAAATGGCGAGAAAAGTATTAATATTAGGCGAAGTCCGTGACGGTTCATTACGCAACGTTTCTTTTGAAGCAATTGCAGCTGCAAAAATGGTTGCAGAAGGCGGCGAAGTTGTCGGAGTATTAATTGGCGAAGCTGTAAGCGCTTTAGGAGTTGAATTGATCCATTACGGAGCTGACCGCGTAGTTGTAGTTGAAGATGAAAAATTAAAACAATATACACCGGATGGATATTCTCAAGCATTAATGGCAGTAATTGAATCAGAAAATCCAGAAGGCATTGTTTTCGGACATACGGCATTGGGTAAGGATTTATCGCCGAAAATTGCCAGTAAACTAAACTCTGGCTTAATCTCAGATGTTACAGGAATCGAAGAAGCAGGCGGCAACTTAGTGTTCACAAGGCCAATATACTCCGGAAAAGCCTTTGAAAAGAAAATTGTGACTGACGGATTGATCTTTGCAACCATTCGTCCTAACAATATCCCCCCACTTGAAAAGGATGAATCACGGACTGGAGAGGTTACTTCGTTATCTGTCGATATTAAAGACTTACGTACAATCATCAAAGAAGTTGTTCGTAAAGCAAGTGAAGGCGTCGATTTATCAGAAGCCAAAGTTATTGTTGCTGGCGGGCGCGGAGTGAAAAGCGCAGAAGGTTTTGAGCCTTTAAAAGATCTTGCGAGAGTACTTGGCGGGGCTGTTGGTGCTTCCCGCGGTGCGTGTGACGCTGACTATTGCGATTACTCTTTACAGATAGGTCAAACAGGAAAAGTGGTAACACCTGATCTTTATATCGCTTGTGGCATTTCAGGTGCTATTCAGCACTTAGCTGGAATGTCCAACTCGAAAGTAATTGTAGCAATTAACAAAGATCCGGAAGCAAACATCTTTAAAGTTGCTGATTATGGAATTGTCGGAGATTTGTTCGAAGTTGTTCCATTGCTTACAGAAGAATTTAAAAAGCTAAAAGTTCGCTCTTAA
- the sdhA gene encoding succinate dehydrogenase flavoprotein subunit, translating to MSKGKIIVVGGGLAGLMATIKVAEAGTPVELFSLVPVKRSHSVCAQGGINGAVNTKGEGDSPWKHFDDTVYGGDFLANQPPVKAMCEAAPGIIHLMDRMGVMFNRTPEGLLDFRRFGGTLHHRTAYAGATTGQQLLYALDEQVRRHEVAGLVTKYEGWEFLGVVLDDEGICRGIVAQNLTSMEIKAFPADAVIMATGGPGIIFGKSTNSVINTGSAASIVYQQGAYYANGEFIQIHPTAIPGDDKLRLMSESARGEGGRVWTYKDGKPWYFLEEKYPAYGNLVPRDIATREIFHVCVDLKLGINGENMVYLDLSHKDPKELDIKLGGIIEIYEKFMGEDPRKVPMKIFPAVHYSMGGLWVDYDQMTNIPGLFAAGECDYSQHGANRLGANSLLSAIYGGMVAGPNAIRYINGLEKSSDAISSSLFDRYVKQEEEKWNHILSLDGTENAYVLHKELGEWMTDNVTVVRFNDKLLKTDEKIVELLERYENININDTAKWSNQGAVFTRQLKNMLQLARVITLGAYNRNESRGAHYKPEFPERDDENFLKTTMAKFVDEQSAPAFHYEDVDVSLIKPRKRDYSKKKGEQ from the coding sequence ATGAGTAAAGGAAAGATTATTGTAGTCGGCGGCGGTCTGGCTGGCTTAATGGCAACGATCAAAGTTGCTGAAGCAGGAACTCCGGTAGAGTTGTTTTCTTTAGTACCGGTTAAACGTTCTCACTCTGTTTGTGCCCAGGGTGGGATTAATGGAGCTGTTAATACAAAAGGAGAAGGCGACTCTCCATGGAAACATTTTGACGATACAGTTTATGGAGGAGATTTCCTTGCTAACCAACCTCCGGTAAAAGCGATGTGTGAAGCGGCGCCAGGGATTATTCATTTAATGGACCGGATGGGTGTTATGTTTAACCGTACTCCGGAAGGATTATTGGATTTCCGCCGTTTTGGGGGAACACTGCATCACCGCACAGCATACGCAGGAGCAACAACTGGACAGCAGCTGCTTTATGCATTGGATGAGCAGGTACGCAGGCATGAGGTGGCAGGTCTTGTTACGAAATATGAAGGATGGGAATTCCTTGGAGTAGTTTTAGATGACGAAGGAATCTGCCGCGGAATTGTAGCTCAAAATTTGACTAGCATGGAAATTAAGGCATTTCCAGCGGATGCGGTTATTATGGCAACTGGCGGACCGGGGATTATTTTCGGCAAATCAACGAACTCTGTTATTAATACCGGCTCAGCTGCTTCGATTGTATATCAGCAAGGAGCTTACTATGCGAACGGGGAATTTATTCAAATCCACCCGACAGCGATCCCGGGGGATGACAAGCTTCGCCTCATGAGTGAATCTGCGCGCGGTGAAGGTGGACGTGTATGGACTTATAAGGACGGTAAGCCATGGTATTTCCTTGAGGAAAAATATCCGGCATACGGAAACCTTGTTCCGCGTGACATTGCAACAAGGGAAATTTTCCATGTATGCGTTGATTTAAAACTTGGAATCAACGGAGAAAACATGGTATATCTCGATCTTTCCCATAAAGATCCAAAAGAACTTGACATTAAGCTAGGTGGAATTATCGAAATCTACGAAAAGTTCATGGGTGAAGACCCTCGCAAAGTGCCAATGAAAATTTTCCCTGCCGTTCACTATTCAATGGGCGGTCTGTGGGTTGATTATGATCAAATGACAAATATTCCAGGATTATTTGCAGCCGGTGAGTGTGATTATTCACAACATGGTGCAAACCGCCTTGGAGCAAACTCGTTATTATCTGCGATTTACGGCGGTATGGTTGCCGGACCAAATGCGATCAGATACATTAACGGTTTAGAAAAGAGTTCTGATGCTATTTCTTCTTCATTATTTGACCGATATGTGAAGCAAGAAGAAGAAAAGTGGAATCATATTTTGTCTCTTGATGGTACAGAAAACGCTTACGTACTTCATAAAGAGCTTGGTGAATGGATGACTGATAACGTAACCGTTGTCCGCTTCAATGATAAGTTGTTAAAAACAGATGAGAAAATCGTTGAGCTATTAGAGCGTTATGAAAATATCAATATTAATGACACTGCTAAATGGAGCAACCAAGGTGCAGTCTTTACAAGACAACTGAAAAATATGCTGCAATTAGCACGAGTTATTACATTAGGGGCATATAACCGTAATGAAAGCCGGGGAGCCCATTATAAGCCTGAGTTCCCTGAACGTGATGATGAAAATTTCTTAAAAACAACGATGGCAAAGTTTGTTGACGAACAATCAGCGCCTGCTTTCCATTACGAAGATGTAGATGTATCCTTGATCAAGCCTCGTAAACGTGATTATTCGAAAAAGAAAGGGGAACAATAA
- the trxA gene encoding thioredoxin: protein MAIVNATDQTFSAETSSGLVLADFWAPWCGPCKMIAPVLEELDQEMGDKVKIVKIDVDENQETAAKFGVMSIPTLIVFKDGEVVDKVIGFQPKEALAEVLNKHA, encoded by the coding sequence ATGGCGATAGTAAATGCAACAGATCAAACATTTTCTGCAGAAACAAGTTCTGGATTAGTACTTGCAGATTTCTGGGCTCCATGGTGCGGTCCTTGTAAAATGATTGCTCCTGTATTGGAAGAGCTCGACCAAGAAATGGGAGACAAAGTTAAAATCGTTAAAATTGATGTAGATGAAAACCAAGAAACAGCTGCTAAATTTGGCGTGATGAGCATTCCTACTTTAATCGTTTTTAAAGACGGTGAAGTAGTGGATAAAGTGATTGGATTCCAGCCAAAAGAAGCACTTGCAGAAGTCTTAAATAAACACGCTTAA
- the sdhB gene encoding succinate dehydrogenase iron-sulfur subunit yields the protein MSETKTKTVRFIITRQDNPDSAPYEEEFEIAYRPNMNVISALMEIRRNPVNAKGEKTTPVTWDMNCLEEVCGACSMVINGKPRQSCTALIDQLEQPIRLEPMRTFPVIRDLQIDRSRMFDSLKKVKAWIPIDGTYDLGPGPRMPEKKRQWAYELSKCMTCGVCLEACPNVNSKSNFIGPAPLSQVRLFNAHPTGAMNKAERLEAIMGDGGLANCGNSQNCVQSCPKGIPLTTSIAALNRDTTIQAFRNFFGSDEV from the coding sequence ATGTCTGAGACTAAAACAAAAACTGTGCGTTTCATCATCACACGCCAAGATAATCCTGATTCAGCCCCTTACGAAGAAGAATTTGAAATTGCTTATCGTCCGAATATGAATGTTATATCCGCTTTAATGGAAATTCGCCGGAACCCGGTGAATGCCAAAGGCGAAAAAACAACACCGGTAACTTGGGATATGAACTGTTTGGAAGAAGTATGCGGAGCTTGCTCAATGGTCATTAATGGAAAACCGCGGCAATCCTGTACAGCTCTTATAGATCAGCTGGAACAGCCGATCCGCCTTGAGCCAATGCGGACATTTCCAGTTATTCGTGATTTACAGATTGATCGGAGCCGCATGTTTGATTCATTGAAGAAAGTGAAAGCATGGATTCCAATTGACGGCACATACGACCTTGGACCTGGTCCGCGCATGCCGGAGAAAAAACGCCAGTGGGCATATGAGTTATCTAAGTGTATGACATGCGGTGTTTGTCTTGAAGCATGTCCAAATGTAAACAGCAAGTCAAACTTTATCGGTCCTGCTCCATTATCGCAAGTTCGCTTATTTAATGCCCACCCAACAGGCGCAATGAACAAAGCAGAACGCCTTGAGGCAATCATGGGAGACGGAGGTCTTGCTAACTGCGGTAACTCACAAAATTGTGTTCAATCATGTCCTAAAGGCATACCTTTAACAACTTCAATTGCAGCATTAAACCGTGATACAACAATCCAGGCCTTCCGTAATTTCTTTGGAAGCGACGAAGTTTAA
- a CDS encoding aspartate kinase codes for MGLIVQKFGGTSVGSVERILNVANRVIEEKKNGNDVVVVVSAMGKTTDELVDLAKQISAHPPKREMDMLLTTGEQVTISLLAMALNEKGYEAISYTGWQAGITTEPVFGNARILNIETEKIQKQLNEGKIVVVAGFQGIDEHGEITTLGRGGSDTTAVALAAALKAEKCDIYTDVTGVFTTDPRYVKSARKLASISYDEMLELANLGAGVLHPRAVEFAKNYGITLEVRSSMEREEGTIIEEEVTMEQNLVVRGVAFEDEITRVTVFGLPNSLTSLSTIFTTLAQNRINVDIIIQSATDAETTNLSFSIKSDDLEETMAVLENNKNLLNYQGIESETGLAKVSIVGSGMISNPGVAAKMFEVLALNGIQVKMVSTSEIKVSTVVEESQMIKAVEALHQAFELSGSAVKSER; via the coding sequence GTGGGATTAATTGTCCAAAAGTTTGGCGGAACATCTGTTGGCTCCGTTGAGCGCATCTTAAACGTTGCCAATCGGGTAATTGAAGAAAAAAAGAACGGAAATGACGTTGTTGTGGTTGTTTCTGCAATGGGGAAGACAACAGATGAGCTTGTCGATTTAGCAAAACAAATTTCAGCACATCCACCAAAGCGCGAAATGGATATGCTTCTTACAACCGGAGAGCAAGTGACGATTTCGCTTTTGGCTATGGCATTGAATGAAAAAGGCTATGAGGCCATTTCCTATACTGGATGGCAGGCAGGAATTACAACTGAACCTGTTTTTGGGAACGCGAGAATATTAAATATCGAAACCGAAAAAATTCAAAAACAGCTAAACGAAGGAAAAATTGTCGTAGTTGCCGGCTTCCAAGGTATTGATGAGCACGGAGAAATTACGACTCTTGGGAGAGGCGGATCCGATACTACGGCTGTAGCACTTGCTGCGGCTTTGAAAGCCGAAAAATGTGATATTTACACCGATGTTACTGGAGTTTTTACTACAGATCCGCGCTATGTAAAGTCGGCTAGGAAGCTTGCTTCTATTTCATATGATGAAATGCTTGAACTTGCGAATCTTGGTGCGGGCGTCCTTCATCCAAGAGCAGTAGAATTTGCGAAAAATTACGGAATTACTTTGGAGGTGCGCTCCAGTATGGAACGAGAAGAAGGGACGATCATTGAGGAGGAAGTAACAATGGAACAAAATCTTGTTGTCCGGGGAGTAGCTTTTGAAGATGAAATCACTCGAGTAACAGTTTTTGGATTGCCAAACTCATTAACGAGTTTATCTACTATTTTTACGACACTTGCTCAAAATCGCATTAATGTTGATATCATCATCCAAAGTGCAACTGATGCTGAAACAACAAATTTATCTTTTTCCATAAAGAGCGACGATTTAGAAGAAACAATGGCCGTCCTCGAAAACAATAAAAATTTGCTTAACTACCAAGGGATTGAATCGGAAACGGGATTAGCAAAAGTATCGATTGTCGGTTCAGGAATGATCTCTAACCCTGGAGTCGCAGCTAAAATGTTTGAAGTGCTTGCTTTAAATGGAATCCAAGTGAAAATGGTCAGCACTTCAGAAATAAAAGTATCGACGGTTGTTGAAGAAAGCCAGATGATCAAGGCAGTAGAAGCGCTTCATCAAGCATTTGAACTGTCGGGATCCGCTGTTAAATCGGAACGCTAA
- a CDS encoding enoyl-CoA hydratase — protein sequence MENLSWSHSDMVATITIKRPPANALSSSLLKELSAVLDEVESNDEIRVVLIHGEGKFFSAGADIKEFTTFQTGDDFANLAEYGQNLFERMETFSKPLIAAIHGAALGGGLELAMACHFRLVSENAKLGLPELQLGLIPGFAGTQRLPRYVGIARAAEMLFTSEPITGTEAVQFGLANHAYPENELLDNAYRIAKKIAKKSPVSIKAAIQLLNYAKTKEFYSGVKKEAELFGKVFVSEDAQEGIRAFIEKREPSFKGK from the coding sequence GTGGAGAATTTAAGTTGGTCACATTCAGATATGGTGGCAACTATTACAATTAAGAGGCCGCCGGCAAATGCTCTTTCTTCAAGCCTGTTGAAAGAATTATCAGCTGTATTGGACGAAGTGGAATCAAATGATGAAATTCGAGTTGTATTGATTCATGGCGAGGGTAAATTTTTTTCTGCCGGAGCTGATATTAAGGAATTTACAACGTTTCAAACAGGAGACGACTTCGCAAATTTAGCTGAATACGGCCAGAATTTGTTTGAAAGAATGGAAACCTTCAGCAAACCATTAATTGCAGCGATACATGGAGCTGCTCTTGGCGGTGGGCTTGAGCTTGCGATGGCGTGCCATTTCCGCCTTGTGAGCGAAAACGCTAAGCTAGGATTACCAGAATTACAGCTTGGCTTAATTCCAGGTTTTGCAGGTACACAGCGTCTTCCTCGTTATGTCGGAATTGCAAGGGCAGCGGAAATGTTGTTTACGAGTGAACCGATCACCGGAACAGAAGCAGTCCAATTTGGGCTTGCCAACCATGCATATCCGGAAAACGAGCTGCTCGATAATGCATATCGGATTGCGAAAAAAATTGCGAAGAAAAGCCCTGTTTCGATTAAAGCGGCAATCCAGCTATTAAACTATGCAAAAACAAAAGAGTTTTATAGTGGAGTTAAAAAAGAAGCTGAGCTATTCGGGAAAGTGTTCGTATCCGAAGATGCGCAAGAAGGCATTCGTGCATTTATTGAAAAGAGAGAGCCTTCTTTTAAAGGGAAGTGA
- a CDS encoding electron transfer flavoprotein subunit beta/FixA family protein, with protein sequence MNIFVLMKRTFDTEEKITISGGKINEDGAEFIINPYDEYAIEEAIQVRDAHGGEITVISIGNEETEKQLRTALAMGADKAVLINTEDDIKNGDQFTTAKILAEYLKDKEADLILAGNVAIDGGSGQVGPRVAELLNIPYVTTITKLEIEGRNVTVVRDVEGDSEVIETSLPLLVTAQQGLNEPRYPSLPGIMKAKKKPLDELELDDLDLEEDDVEAKTKTIEIYLPPKKEAGKVLEGDIADQVKELVHLLHTEAKVV encoded by the coding sequence ATGAACATCTTTGTATTGATGAAGAGAACATTTGACACTGAAGAAAAGATCACCATCTCCGGCGGCAAAATCAATGAGGATGGCGCTGAGTTCATTATCAATCCTTATGATGAGTATGCAATTGAAGAAGCGATTCAAGTCCGCGATGCTCACGGCGGCGAAATTACTGTCATTTCCATCGGTAATGAAGAAACAGAAAAGCAGTTGCGTACAGCATTAGCTATGGGAGCCGATAAAGCTGTATTAATTAATACAGAAGATGATATTAAGAATGGCGATCAGTTTACAACTGCTAAAATTTTGGCTGAATATTTGAAAGATAAAGAAGCAGATTTAATTCTTGCTGGAAACGTAGCCATTGACGGCGGCTCAGGACAGGTTGGACCTCGCGTTGCTGAATTGTTAAATATTCCGTACGTAACGACTATTACAAAGCTTGAAATCGAAGGACGAAATGTAACCGTTGTCAGAGATGTAGAAGGAGACTCAGAAGTGATTGAAACAAGCCTACCGCTTCTTGTGACTGCTCAGCAAGGTTTAAATGAACCGAGATACCCATCTTTACCGGGAATCATGAAGGCGAAGAAAAAACCGCTCGACGAATTGGAACTTGATGATCTTGATCTAGAAGAAGATGATGTTGAAGCGAAGACAAAAACAATTGAAATTTATCTGCCGCCTAAAAAAGAAGCAGGAAAGGTTCTTGAAGGGGATATTGCAGATCAAGTGAAAGAACTCGTTCATCTTCTACACACTGAAGCTAAAGTAGTCTAA
- a CDS encoding YslB family protein, translating into MSELSATTKPTDTDSPVVSAFGYELIRDILLPELLGNDAPEILYWAGKRLARQFPLENFDEVCVFFQKASWGTLIITNESNNELEVELTGGLISQRLQSKKDISFQLEAGFIAQQIEQQKKVIAEAFEHPRKKGSKVLITVKWDKKDVVKP; encoded by the coding sequence TTGAGTGAATTATCAGCGACAACGAAACCGACGGATACAGATTCTCCTGTTGTTTCTGCTTTCGGTTATGAATTAATACGAGATATTCTTCTGCCAGAGCTGCTTGGAAATGATGCACCCGAAATTTTGTATTGGGCTGGGAAACGATTGGCGAGGCAATTCCCGTTAGAAAATTTCGATGAAGTGTGCGTTTTTTTTCAGAAAGCAAGCTGGGGAACTCTGATAATAACAAATGAATCCAATAACGAACTTGAAGTAGAATTAACAGGCGGCTTAATTTCTCAAAGACTGCAGTCAAAAAAAGATATCTCTTTTCAGTTGGAAGCGGGATTTATTGCCCAGCAAATTGAACAGCAAAAAAAAGTAATTGCTGAAGCGTTTGAACACCCTCGTAAAAAGGGATCAAAGGTGCTAATAACGGTTAAGTGGGACAAAAAAGACGTCGTAAAGCCATGA
- a CDS encoding helix-turn-helix domain-containing protein, with translation MKENEYTHKPLLTKREREVFELLVQDKTTKEIASELFISEKTVRNHISNAMQKLGVKGRSQAVVELLRMGELKL, from the coding sequence TTGAAGGAAAATGAATATACGCACAAACCGTTACTCACGAAAAGAGAAAGGGAAGTATTCGAACTGTTAGTACAGGATAAAACAACTAAAGAAATAGCTAGTGAATTATTTATAAGCGAAAAAACGGTTCGGAATCATATTTCAAATGCAATGCAAAAGCTTGGTGTTAAGGGGCGTTCACAAGCTGTTGTAGAGCTCCTTCGAATGGGAGAACTAAAGCTTTAA
- a CDS encoding succinate dehydrogenase cytochrome b558 subunit codes for MAGNREFFNRRLHSLLGVIPVGLFLTQHLVVNHFATGGEESFNRAAHFMESLPFRLFLEIFVIYLPLLYHAIYGLYIAFTAKNNVSRFGFFRNWMFLLQRVSGVITLIFVTWHVWETRVAAALGAEVNFQMMENILSSPFMFWFYLIGVISAIFHFANGLWSFLVSWGITVSPRSQQISTYVTLGIFVALSIVGIRALTAFIQ; via the coding sequence GTGGCAGGAAATCGAGAATTTTTTAACCGCAGGCTTCATTCATTGCTCGGGGTAATTCCGGTGGGGCTATTCCTTACACAGCATCTTGTAGTAAACCATTTTGCTACTGGAGGAGAAGAATCTTTCAACAGAGCTGCTCATTTTATGGAGAGTCTGCCATTCCGTCTTTTCCTCGAAATATTTGTTATTTATTTACCGCTTTTGTATCATGCAATTTACGGACTTTATATTGCATTTACTGCGAAAAATAATGTAAGTAGATTTGGATTTTTTCGGAACTGGATGTTTTTGCTCCAGCGCGTTTCCGGGGTCATTACACTTATTTTCGTTACATGGCACGTATGGGAAACACGCGTTGCAGCAGCTTTAGGAGCAGAAGTTAACTTCCAGATGATGGAGAATATTTTATCATCTCCGTTCATGTTCTGGTTTTATTTAATTGGTGTGATTTCTGCTATATTCCATTTCGCGAATGGATTATGGTCATTCCTGGTTAGCTGGGGAATTACAGTATCGCCTCGTTCCCAACAGATCTCAACATATGTAACGTTAGGAATCTTTGTTGCTCTATCAATTGTTGGAATTCGTGCGCTTACAGCATTTATTCAATAG
- a CDS encoding TetR/AcrR family transcriptional regulator yields the protein MKKNKPKYRQIIDAAVTVIAENGYHQAQVSKIAKQAGVADGTIYLYFKNKEDILISLFQDKMGYFVEKIEEEIAGKEKATEKLLTLIENHFKILSDDPHLAIVTQLELRQSNKDLRLKINEVLKGYLKVVDKILIEGKENGEFSSTLDVRLARQMIFGTIDETVTTWVMNGQKYDLTALSKKVHELLIHGCGGFRSKG from the coding sequence TTGAAGAAAAATAAACCGAAATACCGGCAAATTATCGATGCTGCAGTGACCGTCATAGCCGAAAATGGCTATCACCAAGCGCAAGTATCGAAAATTGCCAAACAAGCTGGAGTAGCGGATGGAACGATCTACTTATATTTCAAAAACAAAGAGGATATTCTCATTTCTCTCTTTCAAGATAAAATGGGGTATTTTGTAGAAAAGATTGAAGAAGAAATTGCAGGAAAAGAGAAAGCGACAGAGAAATTATTAACGCTGATTGAAAATCATTTTAAAATACTTTCTGATGACCCGCATCTTGCTATTGTTACCCAGCTGGAGCTCAGGCAATCGAATAAAGACCTTCGCTTAAAGATTAACGAAGTGCTGAAAGGATATTTAAAAGTAGTTGATAAAATCCTAATCGAAGGAAAAGAAAACGGGGAATTTTCCAGCACTTTAGATGTTCGGTTAGCAAGGCAAATGATTTTTGGAACCATTGATGAAACTGTTACAACATGGGTCATGAATGGTCAAAAATACGATTTGACCGCACTTTCTAAAAAAGTCCACGAATTGCTGATTCACGGATGCGGAGGATTTAGATCAAAGGGGTAG